The following are encoded in a window of Lates calcarifer isolate ASB-BC8 linkage group LG20, TLL_Latcal_v3, whole genome shotgun sequence genomic DNA:
- the LOC108893465 gene encoding von Willebrand factor A domain-containing protein 7 → MSGLAALCFLLLQTGACGFEILGWFFRGKSLTHEDITERAILNTTVQVCRALALAEGKDFTFPPQPFTAKCVAFACDTAKSVAVECEASKSSKSFRKAISLIQRKNRNVDLFRFYSSRHHFDDETFIEGRKIITEGLSAVKASNKRENFEAAREKLGNILHPLQDFYSHSNWVEMGNNLPNPNLIRAGTSIGNIAAESRATCRNCDGDDCRNNILEDILQEKILTSGYFNFVPFLSDKPKGKCSHGGLFDRTSGIEPTGGINKDKLDSNHGFLHTKAASVAIAATSELLEDIRGAAGDRTFLQMMGITRGASKALCFVIDTTGGMGDEIAAVRTVTASIINSKVGTEDEPSVYILVPFNDPEFGPLIRTTDPEVFKNSINSLSASGGGDAPEMSLSGLRLALTGAPSNSEIFVFTDASAKDAHLNSAVIALIEQTKSVVNFMITSGLGSRHRRQSDNNQQLSQTTRSGAQVYKDLAQASGGQAIEITESELLKATSILTESTSSSLVTLLQAARSPGMAENFTFTVDESVRNLTIYITGQLVTFTLISPSGVSQSSADTTGSLIISSQSVGNFQTLRLQQEAGLWEIKMVSTNPYTLKIVGESPIDFLFDFLEVSQGPLGGFEVLDNRPRAGVNGSLRVTVIGSDSATLSEVTLVESSGSGKVNGSVEAVGGGDFLVRFDRIPSAEFVVLVKGQNSNVSSRASSPVFFQRQSTTSISASTLTVTADASDSVLVPGVPLSVPFSVVTSGAGGTFSIQATNDQGFTSTSPSSLSLGTGGRANGTVNITAPPETPSGTDVTLTIEADAPGGTDTNYVVLRFTVLRPVTDFTQPVCQLISLQSNCSETCSLSMWELTVQVTDGADGTGIDRISLKQGNGTMNTSLVSGSENVTLVSYNASCCSPDVDLLVVDQVGNVASCFYTVRKITATTSTPAVSITSSVPQPPTVAAVVSSSTTAVQSFLLCLGITILGLSLPSEMGIN, encoded by the exons ATGTCTGGGTTGGCTGCGTTGTGTTTCCTGCTTCTGCAGACAGGAGCTTGTGGATTTGAAATATTAGGATGGtttttcagaggaaaatctCTGACTCATGAGGATATAACGGAGAGAGCGATCTTAAATACCACTGTGCAGGTGTGCCGTGCTCTGGCTCTGGCTGAGGGCAAAGACTTCACATTTCCT ccacaGCCTTTCACTGCTAAGTGTGTTGCTTTTGCATGTGACACTGCTAAGTCTGTTGCTGTTGAATGTGAGGCGTCAAAATCATCCAAGAGTTTCCGCAAAGCCATCAGTTTAATCCAGAGGAAGAATCGGAATGTAGACCTTTTTAGATTCTACAGCTCTCGCCATCACTTTGACGATGAGACATTTATAGAGGGAAGGAAAATCATCACAGAAGGATTATCAGCTGTGAAGGCCAGCAACAAACGAGAGAACTTTGAAGCAGCAAGAGAAAAACTGGGGAATATATTACATCCTTTACAG GACTTCTACAGTCACAGTAACTGGGTGGAAATGGGAAACAATCTTCCAAACCCCAATCTGATCAGAGCAGGCACCAGCATTGGTAACATAGCAG CTGAGAGCAGAGCAACCTGTCGCAACTGTGATGGAGACGACTGCAGAAACAACATTTTGGAGGATATCCTACAGGAAAAGATACTTACCTCAggatattttaattttgtgccTTTTCTCTCTGATAAACCCAAAG GAAAATGCAGCCATGGAGGACTATTTGATCGAACAAGTGGCATAGAGCCCACAGGTGGGATCAACAAAGACAAGCTTGATTCCAACCATGGATTTCTTCACACTAAAGCAGCAAGTGTGGCGATTGCTGCAACCAGTGAGCTTCTAGAGGACATCCGAGGGGCTGCTGGAGACAGAACATTCCTACA GATGATGGGAATCACCAGAGGAGCCAGTAAAGCTCTGTGTTTCGTGATCGACACAACAGGAGGCATGGGTGATGAGATTGCAGCAGTGAGGACCGTCACTGCCTCCATAATCAACAGCAAAGTGGGAACAGAGGATGAGCCCTCAGTTTACATTCTGGTGCCATTCAATGATCCAG AGTTTGGGCCACTGATAAGGACCACAGACCCAGAAGTCTTCAAGAATTCCATTAATTCACTGTCAGCGTCTGGTGGAGGAGATGCTCCAGAAATGAGTCTTTCAGGACTTCGG CTGGCTTTAACTGGTGCTCCTTCAAATTCTGAGATCTTCGTCTTCACCGATGCATCTGCTAAAGATGCACACCTGAATAGTGCAGTGATCGCACTCATTGAGCAGACCAAATCAGTG gtgAACTTCATGATTACCAGTGGTCTTGGGTCTCGTCATCGAAGACAGAGTGATAACAACCAACAACTCAGTCAGACGACAAGATCAGGTGCCCAGGTGTACAAAGACCTGGCTCAGGCTTCAGGAGGTCAGGCTATTGAAATCACAGAGAGTGAGCTGCTCAAGGCCACAAGCATCCTAACAGAGtccaccagctcctctctg GTAACCCTCCTGCAAGCAGCCAGGAGCCCAGGAATGGCTGAAAATTTCACTTTCACAGTTGATGAGTCAGTAAGAAATCTCACAATTTACATCACTGGGCAACTGGTCACCTTTACTCTCATCAGTCCCTCAG GTGTGTCTCAGAGCAGTGCTGACACGACAGGATCACTGATCATTTCGTCCCAGTCAGTGGGAAACTTCCAGACTCTACGGCTACAACAAGAAGCGGGACTGTGGGAAATTAAAATGGTGTCAACAAACCCCTACACTCTGAAGATCGTAG GTGAGAGTCCCATtgacttcctgtttgatttCTTGGAGGTGTCACAGGGCCCACTGGGAGGTTTTGAAGTCTTAGATAATCGTCCCAGAGCTG GTGTTAACGGTAGCCTGAGGGTGACGGTAATTGGCAGTGACTCAGCCACATTGTCAGAAGTCACTCTGGTTGAATCATCGGGGTCAGGGAAGGTTAATGGCAGCGTTGAGGCTGTGGGTGGAGGAGACTTCTTAGTTCGGTTTGACAGGATACCATCGGCAGAATTTGTGGTGCTCGTGAAGGGACAGAACAGCAACGTTTCCTCCAGAGCTTCTTCCCCAGTGTTCTTCCAAAGGCAGTCAACCACCAGCATCAGTGCCTCTACTCTGACTGTTACTGCT GATGCTTCAGACAGTGTCTTAGTACCAGGAGTACCACTCTCTGTTCCCTTCTCTGTGGTGACTAGCGGTGCAGGAGGAACCTTCAGCATCCAAGCTACCAATGACCAAGGATTTACTTCAACTTCCCCATCCAGTTTATCCCTGGGAACTGGAGGCCGTGCTAATGGTACAGTGAACATCACAGCACCTCCTGAAACCCCATCTGGTACTGATGTCACCTTGACCATTGAGGCAGATGCTCCGGGAGGCACAGACACCAACTATGTTGTGCTGCGTTTCACTGTTCTTAGACCG GTGACTGATTTCACTCAGCCAGTATGTCAGCTGATCAGCCTGCAGTCCAACTGCTCTGAAACCTGCAGTCTGTCGATGTGGGAGCTCACTGTTCAGGTGACTGATGGGGCTGATGGGACGGGCATCGACCGCATTAGCCTCAAACAAGGCAATGGGACCATGAACACGAGCCTGGTCAGTGGCAGTGAGAACGTAACGCTGGTGTCCTACAACGCATCTTGCTGTTCACCTGATGTGGATCTGCTAGTTGTGGATCAGGTGGGTAATGTAGCCTCCTGTTTCTACACTGTCCGGAAAATAACTGCCACCACCAGCACACCAGCTGTGAGCATCACTAGTAGTGTCCCACAGCCTCCAACAGTCGCAGCTGTTGTGTCTTCATCCACCACGGCTGTccagtcttttcttctttgcctTGGCATCACGATTCTAGGGCTCAGTTTACCATCTGAAATGGGGATCAACTGA